One Deinococcus radiopugnans ATCC 19172 DNA segment encodes these proteins:
- a CDS encoding DUF1266 domain-containing protein, with protein MNAGKAVADFFVEALMPDWLKLRLARAKPLDPAGRWALAASAQLTDLNRHRHDTLNPDPRVDSAQWAMNLSSWWGTEDHDETVAMLEWLAAEGHRVKFRAAAGHDVLAWDLARLINVARWGYAARYLSEAEAWAHILPAAAALRERYRSWEELAGDYVLGHDLWAEGPDEDLTAVTARLLDPANGKSPWNGVAWTLEGTAG; from the coding sequence ATGAACGCAGGCAAAGCAGTCGCAGACTTTTTCGTGGAGGCGCTGATGCCGGACTGGCTGAAGCTTCGTCTGGCCCGTGCCAAACCGCTGGACCCCGCCGGGCGGTGGGCACTGGCCGCCAGCGCGCAGCTCACGGACCTCAACCGGCACCGCCACGACACCCTCAACCCCGATCCGCGCGTGGATTCGGCGCAGTGGGCCATGAACCTGAGCAGCTGGTGGGGCACAGAGGACCACGACGAGACGGTGGCGATGCTGGAATGGCTGGCCGCCGAGGGCCACCGCGTCAAATTCCGGGCGGCGGCAGGCCACGACGTGCTGGCCTGGGACCTGGCCCGCCTGATCAACGTGGCCCGCTGGGGCTACGCCGCCCGCTACCTGTCCGAGGCCGAGGCGTGGGCGCACATCCTGCCCGCTGCCGCCGCCCTGCGTGAGCGCTACCGCTCCTGGGAGGAGCTGGCCGGGGATTACGTGCTGGGCCATGACCTGTGGGCCGAGGGGCCGGATGAGGACCTGACGGCGGTGACCGCGCGCCTGCTCGATCCGGCGAACGGCAAGAGTCCCTGGAATGGGGTGGCCTGGACGTTGGAGGGCACGGCGGGCTGA
- a CDS encoding citrate/2-methylcitrate synthase gives MTEIAKGLAGVKFTESKLTFINGEEGILLHLGIPIQEWAENSTFEELSLALLEGKLPTATELAQFDAHLKENRAIPQQLQQVIQDMPRGINPMQALRTAVSYLGLLDPQSEDITPEARRAITVRLIAQFSTIIAAISRTQEGQEMVAPRMDLTHAGNFLYMLTGTEPTAEQSRLFDIALVLHVDHAMNASTFTAIATSSTLSDMYSCITSAIGALKGPLHGGANEAVMDMLDEVGTPDKAEAYIGKKLDNKEKIMGVGHRVYKNFDPRSRVLRDYAEHVANKEGKSNYYQILETIEKTVVDRLGDKGIYPNVDFYSGTVYSDLGIKKEFFTPIFALARISGWCASVIEYSQDNSLLRPSSVYTGEKDAHYVKLQDRK, from the coding sequence ATGACTGAAATCGCCAAGGGCCTGGCAGGCGTTAAATTCACCGAGAGCAAGCTGACGTTCATCAACGGCGAGGAAGGGATTTTGCTGCATCTGGGCATTCCGATTCAGGAGTGGGCCGAGAACAGCACCTTCGAGGAACTGTCGCTGGCGCTGCTGGAAGGCAAGCTGCCCACCGCCACGGAACTGGCGCAGTTCGACGCGCACCTCAAGGAAAACCGCGCCATCCCGCAGCAGCTTCAGCAGGTGATCCAGGACATGCCGCGCGGCATCAACCCGATGCAGGCGCTGCGCACCGCCGTGTCCTACCTGGGCCTGCTGGACCCGCAGTCCGAGGACATCACCCCGGAGGCCCGCCGCGCCATCACGGTTCGCCTGATCGCGCAGTTCAGCACCATCATCGCCGCCATCAGCCGCACGCAGGAGGGCCAGGAGATGGTCGCGCCGCGCATGGACCTGACCCACGCGGGCAACTTCCTGTATATGCTGACCGGCACCGAGCCCACCGCCGAGCAGTCGCGCCTGTTCGACATCGCGCTGGTGCTGCACGTCGATCACGCCATGAACGCCAGCACCTTCACGGCGATCGCCACCTCCAGCACCCTCAGCGACATGTACTCGTGCATCACGTCTGCCATCGGCGCCCTGAAGGGACCGCTGCACGGCGGCGCGAACGAGGCCGTGATGGACATGCTCGACGAGGTCGGCACGCCCGACAAGGCCGAGGCGTACATCGGCAAGAAGCTGGACAACAAGGAAAAGATCATGGGCGTGGGGCACCGCGTCTACAAGAACTTCGATCCCCGCAGCCGCGTGCTGCGCGACTACGCCGAGCATGTGGCGAACAAGGAAGGCAAGAGCAACTACTACCAGATTCTCGAAACCATCGAGAAGACGGTGGTGGACCGCCTGGGTGACAAGGGCATCTACCCCAACGTGGACTTCTACAGCGGCACGGTGTACAGCGACCTGGGCATCAAGAAGGAGTTCTTCACCCCGATCTTTGCCCTGGCCCGCATCAGCGGCTGGTGCGCCAGCGTGATCGAGTACAGCCAGGACAACAGCCTGCTGCGCCCCAGCAGCGTCTACACCGGCGAGAAGGACGCGCACTACGTGAAGTTGCAGGACCGCAAATAA
- the tsaB gene encoding tRNA (adenosine(37)-N6)-threonylcarbamoyltransferase complex dimerization subunit type 1 TsaB, with product MTAHSQVVLALDTATPHLTLALRWKDGKVASSREVGRAHAEELPAATRELFAQSGLPFRADLLVIGTGPGSYTGVRVGASYALGLGRVWGAGVRGVPTLEGLVRGDGPQGVSLDARKGNIYGAVYDVSGGAVDSVRHAPQKFSLEEFQALLGPLPHHSDLAPDGLALLKAGLRHGQEHWALAYL from the coding sequence ATGACCGCCCATTCTCAAGTCGTTCTGGCCCTCGACACTGCCACCCCACACCTGACGCTGGCCCTGCGCTGGAAGGACGGCAAAGTGGCGTCTTCCAGGGAGGTGGGCCGGGCGCACGCCGAGGAATTGCCCGCCGCCACGCGCGAACTGTTCGCCCAGTCCGGTCTTCCCTTCCGCGCCGACCTGCTCGTCATTGGCACTGGCCCCGGCTCGTATACCGGCGTGCGCGTGGGGGCCAGCTACGCGCTGGGGCTGGGCCGGGTGTGGGGCGCGGGGGTCCGCGGCGTGCCCACCCTCGAGGGGCTGGTGCGGGGCGACGGTCCGCAAGGCGTCTCGCTGGACGCCCGCAAAGGCAACATCTACGGCGCGGTCTATGACGTGTCGGGCGGCGCGGTGGACAGCGTGCGTCACGCGCCGCAGAAATTCAGTCTGGAGGAGTTCCAGGCGCTGCTCGGCCCGCTGCCCCACCACTCGGACCTCGCACCGGACGGGTTGGCGCTCCTGAAAGCCGGACTGAGGCATGGGCAGGAGCACTGGGCGCTGGCCTACCTGTAA
- a CDS encoding oxidoreductase: MTTIASPLAPRATALEVVQGLDLNGKTAVITGASSGIGVETARALLSAGASVILAVRDTGKGEKIAAELRESTGNQNAQVIELDLASLAQVREGAARILAAAPAIHILINNAGIMATPQGQTPDGFETQFGTNHLGHFLLTQLLMPALLAAAPARVVALSSSGHRRSDIVWDDLNFGRRPYDRWAAYGQSKTANALFAVGLTQQYGARGVTANAVHPGGIMTGLQKFVPLEEQRAMGWQDESGKLNAVFKTTEEGASTTVWAATSPQLEGVGGLFLEDIQQSTPLDAQNPDPRFGYKPYALDPESAARLWTLSEELVRDYR, translated from the coding sequence ATGACGACCATCGCCAGCCCACTCGCGCCGCGCGCCACCGCCCTGGAAGTCGTTCAGGGACTTGACCTGAACGGCAAGACCGCCGTGATTACTGGCGCCTCTTCCGGCATTGGGGTGGAGACGGCCCGCGCGCTGCTGTCGGCGGGAGCGTCGGTGATCCTGGCTGTCCGGGACACCGGGAAAGGGGAGAAGATCGCCGCCGAACTGCGGGAATCGACGGGCAACCAGAACGCCCAGGTCATCGAGCTGGACCTCGCCTCGCTGGCGCAGGTACGCGAGGGGGCGGCGCGGATTCTGGCGGCAGCTCCCGCCATTCATATCCTGATCAACAACGCGGGCATCATGGCGACGCCGCAGGGCCAGACCCCCGACGGCTTCGAGACACAGTTCGGCACCAACCACCTGGGCCACTTCCTGTTGACGCAGTTGCTGATGCCCGCGCTGCTGGCCGCCGCCCCCGCCCGCGTGGTGGCCCTGAGCAGCAGCGGCCACCGCCGCAGCGACATCGTCTGGGATGACCTCAACTTCGGGCGCCGCCCGTATGACCGCTGGGCCGCCTACGGCCAGAGCAAGACCGCCAACGCCCTGTTCGCCGTGGGCCTGACGCAGCAGTACGGGGCGCGCGGCGTGACGGCCAATGCAGTTCACCCCGGCGGCATCATGACCGGGTTGCAGAAGTTTGTCCCGCTGGAAGAGCAGCGCGCGATGGGCTGGCAGGACGAGTCGGGCAAGCTGAACGCCGTGTTCAAAACCACGGAAGAAGGCGCGTCCACCACCGTGTGGGCCGCCACCTCACCGCAACTGGAAGGGGTGGGCGGACTGTTTTTGGAGGACATTCAGCAAAGCACGCCGCTGGACGCGCAAAATCCCGATCCGAGATTCGGGTACAAGCCCTACGCGCTGGACCCTGAAAGTGCCGCGCGGCTGTGGACGCTGAGCGAGGAACTGGTCAGGGATTACAGGTAG
- a CDS encoding CBS domain-containing protein, translating to MTTLKDIMTPDLTTVDTGATLKEVATHMKEQGIGNVLIMDGDLLTGIITDRDIVVRAVAYGHDFGTPASDYATGDVFTMTADTTVEEAAREMSHRQLRRLPVTEGSRVVGIVSLGDLAVRAHTGVDETALKGISQPTS from the coding sequence ATGACCACTCTCAAGGACATCATGACCCCGGACCTGACGACGGTGGACACCGGCGCCACCCTTAAGGAGGTCGCCACCCACATGAAGGAACAGGGCATCGGCAACGTGCTGATCATGGACGGCGACCTGCTGACCGGAATCATCACGGACCGCGACATCGTGGTGCGCGCGGTGGCCTACGGTCACGATTTCGGCACCCCGGCCAGCGACTACGCCACCGGCGACGTGTTCACCATGACTGCCGACACCACGGTGGAGGAAGCCGCCCGCGAGATGTCGCACCGTCAGCTTCGCCGTCTGCCCGTCACCGAGGGCAGCCGGGTGGTGGGTATCGTCAGCCTCGGCGATCTGGCCGTGCGGGCACACACGGGCGTGGACGAGACGGCCCTGAAGGGGATCAGCCAGCCGACGAGCTGA
- a CDS encoding S8 family peptidase, giving the protein MPLKKKSLMLGAALLLGGLSLSSAGAAGLSPTLLERAKRGDQTKVGVIVRFQFGNDARGRAQLKNLRAQLNGRLDQLGSAAGFLASAIKSGQATSLWLDQSIFLPLTPVQARALAALPFVTDVFENFKVQIPKPQRAVALSASAAAAGEPWHLAKIGAPQAWAAGFKGQGIKIGHLDSGIDPNHPQLQGKIAAFAEFDAEGNRVNSQPHDSADHGTHTAGLLVGDTVGVAPSAKIISALVLPNNEGTFAEVIAGMQYVLDPDNNADTDDGADVVNMSLGIPGTYDEFIVPLENMLKANVVPVFAIGNFGPASASTGSPGNLPDAIGVGAVDQSGNVASFSSRGPVAWSGKINGVFVKPDIAAPGVDITSSIPGGKYGAKSGSSQASPITAGAVAVMLSAKPGSSVDSIKNALYTSASNAGSKNNNVGFGLISLPGALGKLGVSVSAPAPAPKPTPAPAPTPTPTPTPTPKPTPAPTPTPAPTPTPAPKPTPAPTPTPAPKPTPTPPPATNKTPTGPAGYELCALEGQKCNFSGQRLAAFGTEGQYLTGTGTDGFNCTVAEWGRDPAVGKFKGCFIKPVPGSSVPAPKPTPAPTPAPKPTPAPTAGKPRVLLVDDDMGVGTDVTGALRDALKSNAVSGGAFVWNVQSQGPAPLSEMQKADIVIWASGEQYQNTITPADQNTLRQYLSGGGRLLVTGQDIGYDIGEGDFYRSVLKSRLVADSSGTAKFVTSGPFGNTAYTLNAAGSAQNQVYPDVIADLGGSATVASWGSANANAGTISAQSIKVDPNRGRAAQKQQDPRGLVEQLAGKIIGTALGQIFGTSGQQASQPARGGRVSAQSAGENAGAIVANDAGRYRTVNMGFGLEGLTPGSRNALVKTAFDWLMR; this is encoded by the coding sequence ATGCCTCTGAAGAAAAAGAGCCTGATGCTGGGCGCGGCCCTGCTGCTGGGCGGCCTGTCCCTCTCCTCGGCAGGCGCGGCGGGCCTGTCGCCCACGCTGCTGGAACGCGCCAAGCGCGGTGACCAGACCAAGGTGGGCGTGATCGTGCGCTTCCAGTTCGGCAACGACGCGCGGGGCCGGGCGCAGCTCAAGAACCTGCGCGCGCAGCTCAACGGGCGGCTGGATCAGCTGGGCTCGGCGGCCGGTTTCCTGGCCAGCGCGATCAAGAGCGGTCAGGCCACCTCGCTGTGGCTGGACCAGAGCATCTTCCTGCCGCTGACCCCGGTGCAGGCCCGCGCCCTGGCCGCGCTGCCGTTCGTGACCGACGTGTTCGAGAACTTCAAGGTGCAGATTCCCAAGCCGCAGCGGGCGGTGGCCCTGAGCGCCTCGGCCGCCGCCGCCGGGGAGCCGTGGCACCTGGCCAAGATCGGCGCGCCGCAGGCCTGGGCCGCCGGCTTCAAGGGGCAGGGCATCAAGATCGGCCACCTGGACAGCGGCATCGATCCCAACCACCCGCAACTCCAGGGCAAGATCGCCGCCTTCGCCGAGTTCGACGCGGAGGGCAACCGCGTCAACAGCCAGCCGCACGACAGCGCGGATCACGGCACCCACACGGCGGGGCTGCTGGTGGGTGACACGGTAGGGGTGGCCCCCAGCGCCAAAATTATCAGCGCGCTGGTGCTGCCCAACAACGAGGGCACGTTTGCCGAGGTGATCGCCGGGATGCAGTACGTGCTGGACCCCGACAACAACGCCGACACCGACGACGGTGCGGACGTGGTGAACATGAGCCTGGGGATTCCGGGCACCTACGACGAGTTCATCGTGCCGCTGGAGAACATGCTCAAGGCCAACGTGGTGCCGGTGTTCGCCATCGGCAACTTCGGCCCGGCGTCGGCCAGCACCGGCAGCCCCGGCAACCTGCCCGACGCCATCGGGGTGGGCGCGGTGGACCAGAGCGGCAACGTGGCCAGCTTTAGCAGCCGGGGACCGGTAGCCTGGAGCGGCAAGATCAACGGGGTCTTCGTCAAACCCGATATCGCCGCGCCGGGGGTGGACATCACCAGTTCCATTCCGGGCGGCAAGTACGGCGCCAAGAGCGGCAGCTCGCAGGCCAGCCCCATCACGGCGGGCGCGGTGGCCGTGATGCTGTCGGCCAAGCCGGGCAGCAGCGTGGACAGCATCAAGAACGCCCTGTACACCAGTGCCAGCAACGCGGGCAGCAAGAACAACAACGTGGGCTTCGGCCTGATCAGCCTGCCCGGAGCGCTGGGTAAGCTGGGCGTCAGCGTGAGCGCTCCGGCCCCGGCGCCCAAGCCGACGCCTGCACCAGCGCCGACGCCAACACCCACCCCGACGCCGACACCCAAACCCACCCCGGCCCCCACTCCCACGCCGGCCCCTACCCCAACGCCGGCTCCCAAGCCCACCCCAGCGCCCACGCCGACTCCGGCCCCCAAGCCGACGCCCACCCCTCCGCCCGCCACCAACAAGACGCCTACCGGCCCGGCCGGGTACGAACTGTGCGCGCTGGAAGGCCAGAAGTGCAACTTCAGCGGGCAGCGGCTGGCCGCTTTCGGCACCGAGGGCCAGTACCTGACCGGCACCGGCACCGACGGGTTCAACTGCACCGTCGCCGAGTGGGGCCGCGATCCCGCCGTGGGCAAGTTCAAGGGCTGCTTTATCAAGCCGGTGCCCGGCTCCTCGGTGCCTGCGCCCAAGCCCACCCCGGCCCCGACGCCCGCTCCCAAACCCACGCCCGCTCCCACGGCCGGCAAACCCCGCGTGCTGCTGGTCGATGACGACATGGGCGTGGGCACGGACGTGACGGGTGCGCTGCGCGACGCCCTCAAGTCCAACGCGGTCAGCGGCGGCGCCTTCGTGTGGAACGTGCAGTCGCAGGGCCCGGCCCCGCTGAGCGAGATGCAGAAGGCCGACATCGTGATCTGGGCCAGCGGCGAGCAGTACCAGAACACCATCACCCCCGCCGATCAGAACACCCTGCGCCAGTACCTGTCGGGCGGCGGACGGCTGCTGGTGACCGGCCAGGACATCGGCTACGACATCGGCGAGGGCGACTTCTACCGCAGCGTCCTCAAGTCCCGGCTGGTGGCCGACAGCAGCGGCACCGCCAAATTCGTGACCAGCGGACCGTTCGGCAACACCGCCTACACCCTGAACGCGGCGGGCAGCGCCCAGAATCAGGTTTACCCCGACGTGATCGCCGATCTGGGCGGCAGCGCCACCGTCGCCTCGTGGGGCAGCGCCAATGCCAATGCCGGCACCATCAGCGCCCAGAGCATCAAGGTGGACCCCAACCGGGGCCGCGCCGCCCAGAAGCAGCAGGACCCGCGCGGTCTGGTCGAGCAGCTGGCAGGCAAGATCATCGGCACCGCGCTGGGCCAGATCTTCGGCACCAGCGGCCAGCAGGCCAGCCAGCCCGCGCGCGGCGGCCGGGTCAGCGCCCAGAGCGCCGGTGAAAACGCCGGGGCCATCGTCGCCAACGACGCGGGCCGCTACCGCACCGTCAACATGGGCTTCGGCCTGGAAGGCCTGACCCCGGGCAGCCGGAACGCCCTGGTCAAGACGGCTTTCGACTGGCTGATGCGCTGA
- the fba gene encoding class II fructose-1,6-bisphosphate aldolase codes for MLVTGNDILIPARAGKYGVGSFNTNNMEITQAIIHTAERLRSPVMVQMSEGAIKYGGQDLANIVKDMAHRATVPVALHLDHGSSYESALNAIRMGFTSVMIDASHHDFADNVKETRRVVEAAHAMGISVESELGRLGGIEEHIVVDEKDAFLTDPEEAVQFIEQTGTDYLAIAIGTSHGAFKGKGRPYIDHARIEKIAGMTGIPLVAHGSSGVPQDIIERFRAAGGEIGDAAGIADEDLQRATGFGIAKVNVDTDLRLASTVGIREVLQATPKEFDPRKIFGRARDVMSQVIEHKMGVLGSVGKA; via the coding sequence ATGCTCGTCACCGGTAACGACATTCTGATTCCCGCCCGCGCCGGCAAGTACGGCGTCGGCTCGTTCAACACCAACAACATGGAGATCACCCAGGCGATCATCCACACTGCCGAGCGGCTGCGCAGCCCGGTGATGGTGCAGATGAGCGAGGGGGCCATCAAGTACGGCGGCCAGGATCTGGCCAACATCGTCAAGGACATGGCCCACCGCGCCACGGTGCCGGTGGCCCTGCACCTGGATCACGGCTCCTCCTACGAGTCGGCGCTGAACGCCATTCGCATGGGCTTTACCAGTGTGATGATCGACGCCTCGCACCACGACTTCGCCGACAACGTCAAGGAGACCCGCCGCGTCGTGGAGGCCGCGCACGCCATGGGCATCAGCGTGGAGTCCGAGCTGGGTCGGCTGGGCGGCATCGAGGAGCACATCGTCGTGGACGAGAAGGACGCCTTCCTGACCGATCCCGAGGAAGCCGTGCAGTTCATCGAGCAGACCGGCACCGATTACCTGGCGATTGCCATCGGCACCAGCCACGGCGCGTTCAAGGGCAAGGGCCGCCCCTACATCGATCACGCGCGCATCGAGAAGATCGCGGGCATGACTGGCATTCCGCTGGTGGCGCACGGCTCCAGCGGCGTGCCGCAGGACATCATCGAGCGCTTCCGCGCGGCGGGCGGCGAGATCGGCGACGCGGCGGGCATTGCCGACGAGGATCTGCAGCGCGCCACGGGGTTCGGCATCGCCAAGGTCAACGTGGACACCGATCTGCGGCTGGCCAGCACCGTGGGCATCCGCGAGGTGTTGCAGGCCACGCCCAAGGAGTTCGACCCGCGCAAGATCTTCGGCCGCGCCCGCGACGTGATGTCGCAGGTGATCGAGCACAAGATGGGCGTGCTGGGCAGCGTCGGCAAGGCGTAA
- a CDS encoding PLP-dependent aminotransferase family protein, whose product MTPARPAPDFTALFSARARRMNASAIREILKVTQQPDIISFAGGLPAPELFPLEEVRRAADAALTRYGPAALQYSTTEGHPPLREWIGARAGIPAANVQIMTGSQQALDLLGKILISEGDTVLVEAPTYLGALQSFQPYGPRYVQLPTDDGGIDVDALAELLQTTPAKLLYAVPNFQNPTGRTLDAQRRRRLVELTAQYGVLVIEDDPYGQLRFSGEPAPSLYELGLEYAGDVEANHILYCSSFSKTLVPGLRDAWVQAAAPIVSKLVQAKQGADLHTPTLNQMIVTELLDEVLPRQIETVRRAYGQRAAAMLGHIGEQFPGGVQSTRPEGGMFLWVTLPEGIDSTRMLERALSRNVAYVPGSPFFALGGGENTLRLSYSSATPEQIERGIAALGETIREALD is encoded by the coding sequence ATGACCCCCGCCCGCCCGGCCCCCGACTTCACGGCCCTGTTCTCAGCCCGCGCCCGGCGCATGAACGCCAGCGCCATCCGCGAGATTCTGAAGGTCACGCAGCAGCCAGACATCATTTCTTTTGCTGGAGGCCTGCCCGCGCCGGAGCTGTTTCCGCTGGAGGAGGTCAGAAGGGCCGCCGACGCCGCGCTGACCCGCTACGGCCCCGCCGCCCTGCAGTACAGCACCACCGAGGGCCATCCACCCCTGCGCGAGTGGATCGGGGCCAGGGCCGGGATTCCCGCCGCCAACGTGCAGATCATGACCGGCAGCCAGCAGGCGCTGGACTTGCTGGGTAAGATCCTGATCTCGGAGGGGGACACGGTGCTGGTGGAGGCGCCGACGTACCTGGGCGCCTTGCAGTCCTTCCAGCCGTACGGCCCCCGCTACGTGCAGCTGCCCACCGATGACGGCGGCATCGACGTGGACGCTCTGGCAGAGTTGCTCCAGACCACCCCGGCCAAACTGCTGTACGCCGTGCCCAACTTCCAGAACCCCACCGGGCGCACCCTGGACGCCCAGCGCCGCCGCCGCCTGGTGGAGCTGACCGCCCAGTACGGCGTCCTGGTGATCGAGGACGATCCCTACGGTCAGCTGCGCTTCTCCGGCGAGCCCGCCCCCAGCCTGTACGAACTGGGGCTGGAGTACGCCGGGGACGTGGAGGCCAACCACATCCTCTACTGCTCCAGCTTTTCCAAGACGCTGGTGCCGGGCCTGCGCGACGCCTGGGTACAGGCCGCCGCGCCAATCGTTTCCAAGCTGGTGCAGGCCAAGCAGGGCGCGGACCTGCACACGCCCACGCTGAATCAGATGATCGTGACCGAACTGCTGGACGAGGTGCTGCCGCGCCAGATCGAGACGGTGAGGCGGGCCTACGGCCAACGCGCCGCCGCTATGCTGGGGCACATCGGAGAACAGTTTCCGGGCGGCGTGCAGTCCACCCGTCCCGAAGGCGGCATGTTCCTGTGGGTCACGCTGCCGGAAGGAATCGACAGCACGCGGATGCTGGAGCGCGCGCTGAGCCGCAACGTGGCCTACGTGCCGGGCAGTCCATTCTTCGCACTGGGCGGCGGCGAGAACACCCTGCGTCTGAGCTACAGCAGCGCGACGCCGGAGCAGATCGAGCGCGGCATCGCGGCGCTGGGCGAGACGATCCGCGAGGCGCTGGACTGA
- the murI gene encoding glutamate racemase gives MSRAAPIGVFDSGVGGLSVLAELRRLLPHEDFLYLADTAHLPYGARPGEEIRELTGRAVAELHARGVKAVVVACNTASAYSLEHLRARFDMPIIGLVPALKPAVAATRTGVVGVLATPGTLRGTLLQDVIRTFAEPAGVRVLTAVSAELVPLVEAGQADGERTRAVLREVLAPIAEAGADGLVLGCTHYPFLAGSIRAEFGHAFALLDSGAAVARQTRNVLQGSDLLNTHQAQGAVASFVTGDVEAARPVFAALSADQAEPVHLAAVSA, from the coding sequence ATGAGTCGCGCGGCCCCCATCGGTGTGTTCGACAGCGGCGTGGGCGGCCTGAGCGTGCTGGCCGAGTTGCGCCGCCTATTGCCCCACGAGGATTTCCTCTATCTGGCCGACACCGCGCACCTGCCCTACGGCGCGCGGCCCGGCGAGGAGATCCGCGAGTTGACCGGGCGGGCCGTGGCCGAACTGCACGCCCGCGGGGTGAAAGCGGTGGTGGTGGCGTGCAACACGGCGTCCGCATACAGCCTGGAACACCTGCGCGCCCGCTTCGACATGCCGATCATCGGGCTGGTGCCGGCCCTCAAACCCGCCGTGGCCGCCACGCGGACAGGCGTGGTGGGCGTCCTCGCCACCCCCGGCACGCTGCGCGGCACGCTGCTTCAGGACGTGATCCGCACTTTTGCCGAGCCGGCGGGCGTGCGCGTGCTGACCGCCGTGAGCGCCGAATTGGTGCCGCTGGTGGAGGCCGGGCAGGCGGACGGGGAACGCACGCGGGCGGTGCTGCGCGAGGTGCTGGCGCCCATCGCCGAGGCGGGCGCGGATGGACTGGTGCTGGGCTGCACGCATTACCCGTTTCTGGCGGGCAGCATCCGGGCCGAATTCGGCCACGCCTTTGCCCTGCTGGACAGCGGCGCGGCGGTGGCCCGGCAAACCCGCAACGTCCTTCAGGGGAGTGATCTGCTGAACACCCATCAGGCCCAGGGCGCGGTGGCCTCTTTCGTGACCGGAGACGTGGAGGCCGCCCGCCCGGTGTTCGCGGCCCTGAGCGCAGACCAGGCCGAGCCTGTGCATCTGGCGGCAGTCAGCGCGTAA
- the rph gene encoding ribonuclease PH: MSSPSGPHKLPIRQGRDLLEPRPLTVRRGVNPYAPGSAHLTLGRTEILATVTLEDKPAPHMRGKKEGWLTAEYAMLPRATHDRTPRERGLQNGRRHEIQRLLGRALRASMDLRPFRNQTIYVDCDVLVADGGTRVASILAAHAALHDFCDRRVTAGTLSEWPLRHAVGAISVGYVGQELRVDLDYAEDSTARADLNVVATEAGLIIEAQGGAEDGPLSVADYVALLEAGTAAVQGVLKEMGRQLAATKG; encoded by the coding sequence ATGTCGTCTCCCTCTGGCCCCCACAAGCTGCCCATTCGTCAGGGGCGTGACCTTTTGGAGCCCCGGCCCCTGACCGTGCGGCGCGGCGTCAACCCCTACGCGCCGGGCAGCGCGCACCTGACGCTGGGACGCACCGAGATCCTGGCGACGGTCACGCTGGAGGACAAGCCCGCCCCGCACATGCGCGGCAAAAAGGAGGGCTGGCTGACCGCCGAGTACGCCATGCTGCCGCGCGCCACGCATGACCGCACGCCCCGCGAGCGCGGCCTGCAAAACGGGCGGCGGCACGAGATTCAGCGCCTGCTGGGCCGGGCGCTGCGGGCCAGTATGGACTTGCGCCCCTTCCGGAATCAGACCATCTACGTGGACTGCGACGTGCTGGTGGCCGACGGCGGCACGCGGGTGGCGAGCATCCTGGCGGCGCACGCGGCCCTGCACGATTTCTGCGACCGGCGGGTCACGGCGGGCACCCTGAGCGAGTGGCCGCTGCGGCACGCGGTGGGGGCCATCAGCGTGGGCTACGTGGGCCAGGAGCTGCGCGTGGATCTGGACTACGCCGAGGACAGCACCGCGCGGGCCGACCTGAACGTGGTGGCCACCGAAGCCGGATTGATCATCGAGGCCCAGGGCGGCGCCGAGGACGGCCCGCTGAGCGTGGCGGACTACGTGGCTCTGCTGGAGGCGGGCACGGCGGCAGTGCAGGGCGTGCTGAAAGAGATGGGACGGCAACTGGCCGCAACCAAAGGCTAG
- a CDS encoding DoxX family protein — MSGAKFIGRALLASIFIKNGLEHLQNPDPVVRAARGAEIPQPELAVQINSGVMVGAGALLALGLFPRLAGTALAASLVPTTVIGHPFWDKQGKEREQQQTQFLKNLALFGALMYVSGHD; from the coding sequence ATGAGCGGAGCGAAATTCATCGGGCGGGCGCTGCTTGCCAGCATCTTTATCAAGAACGGCCTGGAACACCTGCAAAACCCCGATCCCGTGGTGCGTGCGGCGCGTGGGGCCGAGATCCCGCAGCCCGAACTGGCCGTCCAGATCAACTCCGGCGTGATGGTGGGCGCGGGCGCGCTGCTGGCGCTGGGCCTGTTCCCGCGTCTGGCGGGCACCGCGCTGGCCGCCAGCCTGGTGCCTACCACCGTCATCGGCCACCCGTTCTGGGACAAGCAGGGCAAGGAGCGCGAGCAGCAGCAGACGCAGTTCCTGAAGAACCTGGCACTGTTCGGCGCGTTGATGTACGTCAGCGGCCACGACTGA